One region of Streptomyces rishiriensis genomic DNA includes:
- a CDS encoding maleylpyruvate isomerase family mycothiol-dependent enzyme, whose protein sequence is MPPARKRTRAYDPVKIRAAVTAQFGNVRRAVAGLGPEQLALPTRLAGWTVRDLAAHVTMAVATVGRNLDRDEPAKAELTLLEWPFATARRAADISDGTRDLADANPDLDALFARTEERFAEALATAPGDRLLAARTGAMTLADYLVTRTVELVVHSDDLNAAVPGLDIPYDRQALAAATRLLADALALRAPGGATEVRIPPYAVVQCIEGPRHTRGTPPNVVETDPLTWIRLATGRVTWPDAVEQAKVAASGERADLTALLPLLS, encoded by the coding sequence ATGCCCCCGGCCAGGAAGCGCACGCGCGCGTACGACCCCGTCAAGATCCGTGCCGCGGTCACCGCGCAGTTCGGGAACGTACGGCGGGCCGTGGCCGGTCTCGGCCCGGAGCAGCTCGCGCTGCCCACGCGGCTGGCGGGCTGGACCGTACGGGACCTGGCCGCGCACGTGACCATGGCGGTGGCGACCGTCGGCCGCAACCTCGACCGGGACGAGCCGGCGAAGGCGGAGCTCACCCTCCTGGAGTGGCCGTTCGCCACCGCCCGGCGGGCCGCCGACATCTCCGACGGCACGCGGGATCTCGCCGACGCGAACCCCGACCTGGACGCCCTGTTCGCCCGCACCGAGGAGCGCTTCGCCGAGGCCCTCGCCACCGCGCCCGGCGACCGCCTCCTCGCCGCCCGCACCGGCGCGATGACCCTTGCCGACTACCTCGTCACCCGGACCGTCGAGCTCGTCGTCCACAGCGACGACCTGAACGCCGCGGTCCCCGGCCTGGACATCCCGTACGACCGCCAGGCGCTCGCCGCCGCCACCCGGCTGCTCGCCGACGCCCTCGCCCTCAGGGCGCCCGGCGGCGCGACGGAGGTGCGGATCCCGCCGTACGCCGTCGTGCAGTGCATCGAGGGCCCCCGGCACACCCGGGGCACCCCGCCCAACGTCGTCGAGACCGACCCGCTGACCTGGATCCGGCTGGCGACCGGCCGGGTGACCTGGCCGGACGCCGTGGAACAGGCGAAGGTCGCGGCGAGCGGCGAGCGGGCCGACCTCACGGCGCTGCTGCCCCTCCTGTCCTGA